A single window of Pseudarthrobacter defluvii DNA harbors:
- the resB gene encoding cytochrome c biogenesis protein ResB, giving the protein MSERVNVKKKQSAPVAEAKAQAALPALGPRGMLRWAWTQLTSMRTALFLLLLLAVAAVPGSLFPQRPANPAVVTQYIKDHPDYGKLLDTLQLYDVYSSVWFSAIYLLLFISLIGCVVPRAIAHYKAMRSQPPRTPQRLSRLPEYGTLVIPSGARIPASDAINGAAGLLRKRGYRVEVRDADGALPSLGAERGFLKEVGNLVFHTSLIGVLVSVAAGGLFGYSGQRILVEGDTFVNTLVGYDQFNPGTNFQSSQLQPYSLQLDKFNITFDRESKGKFGQPIDFAATVTTKENPEAPPKQELLKVNDPVSLGGTSIYLTGNGYAPVVTIRDGAGNVAMQGPVVAKLQGENYYSSVVIKVPDAQPDQLGFVGFFLPTAFVTDKNVSFSADPELFNPQLTLNSYYGDLGLNKGAPQNVFELDVKNLTPLNARNLAAGGITLAPGSTYTLPDGKGSISFDGVKRYIGVDIHHNPGQASALVFALLAVAGLIFSLYVNRRRVWVRTGTADDGRTMVEYGLLARGEDHRLAGEAAALRKLFSAEWQLPEDAAPEGTATERPGQSQQTPSGASDNGAGPVTTPAGPTGPEKDQ; this is encoded by the coding sequence TCCTGCTGCTGCTCCTCGCCGTCGCCGCCGTCCCCGGGTCGCTCTTCCCGCAGCGGCCCGCCAACCCGGCCGTGGTGACCCAGTACATCAAGGACCACCCCGACTACGGCAAGCTGCTGGACACCCTCCAGCTCTACGACGTCTATTCCTCGGTGTGGTTCTCGGCGATCTACCTGCTGCTGTTCATCTCGCTGATCGGCTGCGTGGTGCCCCGCGCCATCGCCCACTACAAAGCGATGCGCTCCCAGCCGCCGCGTACCCCGCAGCGCCTGTCCCGGCTGCCGGAATACGGCACCCTGGTGATTCCCTCCGGTGCCCGAATCCCGGCGTCGGACGCCATCAACGGTGCAGCGGGCCTGCTGCGCAAGCGCGGCTACCGGGTGGAGGTCAGGGATGCCGACGGCGCCCTTCCGTCCCTGGGTGCCGAGCGCGGCTTCCTGAAGGAAGTGGGCAACCTGGTCTTCCACACCTCGCTGATCGGCGTGCTGGTGTCTGTGGCCGCCGGCGGCCTGTTCGGCTACAGCGGCCAGCGCATCCTGGTGGAAGGCGACACCTTCGTGAACACCCTGGTGGGCTACGACCAGTTCAACCCGGGCACCAACTTCCAGTCCAGCCAGCTGCAGCCCTACTCCCTCCAGCTGGACAAGTTCAACATCACCTTTGACCGCGAATCCAAGGGCAAGTTCGGGCAGCCCATCGACTTCGCTGCCACCGTGACCACCAAGGAAAACCCGGAGGCCCCGCCAAAGCAGGAACTCCTCAAGGTCAACGATCCCGTCAGCCTGGGCGGCACCAGCATCTACCTGACCGGCAACGGCTACGCACCGGTGGTGACCATCCGGGACGGCGCCGGAAACGTTGCCATGCAGGGCCCGGTGGTGGCCAAGCTGCAGGGCGAGAACTACTACTCCTCCGTGGTGATCAAGGTCCCGGACGCCCAGCCGGACCAGCTGGGATTTGTGGGCTTCTTCCTCCCCACTGCCTTCGTCACCGACAAGAACGTCTCGTTCAGCGCCGACCCGGAGCTGTTTAACCCGCAGTTGACCCTGAACTCCTACTATGGCGACCTGGGCCTGAACAAGGGCGCCCCGCAGAACGTCTTCGAGCTGGACGTCAAGAACCTGACCCCGCTCAACGCAAGGAACCTGGCGGCCGGCGGCATCACGCTGGCACCCGGCTCCACCTACACGCTGCCGGACGGCAAGGGCAGCATCAGCTTTGACGGCGTCAAGCGCTACATCGGGGTGGACATCCACCACAACCCCGGACAGGCCTCTGCCCTGGTGTTCGCCCTCCTGGCCGTGGCCGGCCTGATCTTCTCGCTTTACGTCAACCGCCGCCGCGTCTGGGTGCGCACGGGAACCGCCGATGACGGCCGCACCATGGTGGAGTATGGCCTCCTGGCCCGCGGCGAGGACCACCGCCTGGCCGGCGAGGCAGCGGCTCTCCGGAAACTGTTCAGCGCGGAGTGGCAGCTGCCCGAAGACGCTGCGCCTGAAGGCACCGCGACTGAACGTCCTGGCCAGTCCCAGCAAACTCCCAGCGGGGCAAGCGATAATGGCGCAGGCCCCGTCACCACTCCAGCAGGCCCCACCGGGCCCGAAAAGGACCAGTAA
- the ccsB gene encoding c-type cytochrome biogenesis protein CcsB has protein sequence MPFGINETMGQYSELFMLLAAGTYTVAFIAFAWDLAKSSKALRAVDLKAAQAGTAARVPVAAGVGTGSAGTRLDGPADRAERPSSSAAKAGGAGTGGVVTADGDMKYATERRVPARVAVALTILGAVIHGAGVVTRALGAGRVPWGNMYEFLTTGAFLVAAVFLLSLIRRDLRFLGTFVVGLVIIMLVAASVAFWTPVGHLVPALQSYWLVIHVSIAVLSSALFTLTFAMSALQLVQSHRQKTVAAGGADKLGFMRLVPSALSLENLSYRINAIAFIGWTFTLMFGAIWAEKAWGRFWGWDTKEVWTFVIWVVYAGYLHARATRGWTGTRAAWLSIVGYLCVIFNFTIVNTFFNGLHSYSGL, from the coding sequence ATGCCATTTGGAATCAACGAAACCATGGGCCAGTACAGCGAACTCTTCATGCTGCTGGCGGCGGGTACCTACACGGTGGCCTTCATCGCCTTCGCCTGGGACCTGGCCAAGAGCAGCAAAGCCCTGCGCGCGGTTGACCTCAAGGCCGCCCAGGCCGGGACTGCCGCCAGGGTTCCGGTGGCCGCAGGGGTGGGCACAGGCTCTGCCGGGACCCGCCTGGACGGGCCCGCGGACCGTGCCGAACGCCCGTCGTCGTCCGCCGCCAAGGCCGGCGGGGCAGGAACCGGCGGCGTTGTAACGGCCGACGGCGACATGAAGTACGCCACGGAGCGCCGGGTTCCGGCGCGGGTCGCCGTAGCCTTGACCATCCTCGGCGCCGTCATCCACGGCGCCGGCGTGGTCACCAGGGCCCTGGGCGCAGGCCGCGTCCCGTGGGGCAACATGTACGAATTCCTTACCACCGGTGCGTTCCTGGTGGCGGCTGTGTTCCTGCTTTCGCTGATCCGCCGCGACCTTCGCTTCCTGGGGACCTTCGTGGTGGGCCTGGTGATCATCATGCTGGTGGCGGCATCGGTGGCCTTCTGGACGCCTGTTGGCCACCTGGTTCCGGCCCTGCAGAGCTACTGGCTGGTCATCCACGTCTCCATCGCGGTGCTTTCCTCGGCCCTGTTCACCCTCACTTTTGCCATGTCCGCCCTGCAGCTTGTCCAGTCGCACCGGCAGAAAACCGTGGCCGCGGGCGGTGCGGACAAGCTCGGATTCATGCGCCTGGTGCCCTCCGCGCTGAGCCTGGAAAACCTGTCCTACCGCATCAACGCCATCGCTTTCATCGGCTGGACCTTCACCCTGATGTTCGGCGCCATCTGGGCCGAGAAAGCCTGGGGCCGCTTCTGGGGCTGGGACACCAAGGAAGTGTGGACGTTCGTTATCTGGGTTGTCTACGCCGGCTACCTGCACGCACGCGCCACCCGCGGCTGGACCGGAACACGCGCCGCGTGGCTGTCGATCGTGGGCTACCTCTGCGTGATCTTCAACTTCACCATCGTGAACACGTTCTTCAACGGGCTCCACTCGTACTCCGGCCTCTAA
- a CDS encoding Hsp70 family protein, with protein sequence MSYALAVDVGTSFTAAAVVRFHQGASPVPECLPLGARGASVPSVVYYPEEGTVLVGEAAERRGLDTPERVVREFKRRIGDDVPIVLGTLALQPEDVFATVARWVADRAAEREGGPASAFFLTHPAAWGNHRLSGVRDALAAHGLENVTLLPEPEAAALHYAWQVRVEEGSTIAVYDLGGGTFDTAVLRKSGNSRFELLGRPEGIEDLGGADFDAAVFRYVAGHSGTALDHLDPTDPAVLGALTRLRRECVEAKEALSADSEASIPVLLPGVQQQIRLVRSEFEALIEEPVRETVEALEHSLAQLQLEPEDLSTVLLIGGSSRIPLVAQLVSEQLGRPIAVDADPKSSICLGAAVAALLAHRAEALAETPAAEPEAAETGPARTEAGDDDARAAVVPSAVPPAPGMPGRPSWSRKYATAEGAPVRAAATRSALHGKGGAHAPKPTMRVTAVAAAAAVLTVLTATAAQSPDGFGSLTAIFVPQAGATTGESPGAGAAPAPGGGAAAAAAPQPLAGVEASARKPLTQEPGAAASAPSTPSASSTGKPAAGSEGTAPAGSANGDGPAAGAAANPPPGSAGGTTGTGIVPDSIAGGTGGSTTAPVATSPTGPTSPATTIPGTTLPGTSPPGTTSPATTPPVTSPAVTDTPTLGSGPAPTDSGTATPSSGSASPTITPTTMTATGDPVVTSDPTEVTPTPTVAPQPTPEEPTVTTPATAVATAPTTAPAA encoded by the coding sequence ATGAGCTACGCACTCGCCGTAGACGTCGGGACAAGCTTCACGGCAGCCGCCGTGGTTCGCTTTCACCAGGGTGCTTCCCCTGTGCCCGAATGCTTGCCGCTGGGCGCCCGTGGAGCGTCTGTGCCGTCCGTGGTGTACTACCCGGAGGAAGGCACCGTCCTAGTGGGCGAGGCCGCCGAACGCCGCGGGCTGGACACGCCTGAGCGCGTAGTTCGGGAATTCAAGCGCCGGATTGGCGACGACGTACCCATCGTCCTGGGCACCTTGGCCCTGCAGCCCGAGGATGTCTTTGCCACCGTTGCCCGGTGGGTGGCCGACCGCGCTGCCGAACGTGAGGGGGGCCCGGCGTCGGCCTTCTTCCTGACCCACCCCGCGGCCTGGGGAAACCACCGCCTGTCCGGGGTCCGGGACGCCCTTGCTGCCCACGGCCTGGAAAACGTCACGCTCCTTCCCGAACCGGAGGCCGCCGCATTGCACTATGCCTGGCAGGTGCGGGTGGAGGAAGGCAGCACCATCGCCGTCTACGACCTCGGTGGCGGCACATTCGATACCGCGGTCCTGCGGAAGTCCGGCAACAGCCGCTTCGAGCTTTTGGGGCGCCCCGAGGGAATTGAAGACCTGGGCGGGGCCGACTTTGACGCCGCAGTCTTCCGCTACGTGGCCGGCCACAGCGGGACGGCCCTGGACCACCTCGATCCCACCGATCCCGCAGTGCTGGGGGCACTCACCCGGCTCCGCCGCGAATGCGTGGAGGCCAAGGAAGCCCTCTCCGCGGACAGCGAGGCAAGCATTCCCGTGCTCCTGCCCGGCGTCCAGCAGCAGATCCGCCTAGTCCGCTCCGAGTTCGAAGCGCTGATCGAGGAGCCCGTCCGGGAAACCGTGGAGGCGCTGGAACACTCCCTGGCCCAGCTCCAGCTTGAGCCGGAGGACCTTTCCACGGTGCTGCTGATTGGCGGGTCGTCCCGGATCCCCCTGGTGGCACAGCTGGTATCCGAGCAGCTGGGCCGGCCCATCGCGGTGGACGCGGACCCCAAGTCCTCCATCTGCCTGGGCGCGGCAGTGGCCGCGCTCCTTGCCCACAGGGCAGAGGCCCTTGCGGAAACCCCGGCTGCCGAACCTGAGGCAGCGGAAACGGGACCGGCACGAACCGAAGCCGGGGACGACGACGCGCGTGCCGCCGTCGTGCCCTCCGCAGTGCCGCCTGCGCCAGGCATGCCGGGGCGGCCGAGCTGGTCACGGAAATATGCGACGGCGGAGGGCGCCCCGGTGCGGGCCGCCGCCACCCGCAGTGCGCTGCACGGGAAGGGGGGCGCGCACGCCCCGAAACCGACCATGCGGGTTACGGCTGTGGCCGCCGCCGCTGCTGTCCTCACGGTCCTGACCGCTACTGCCGCGCAGAGTCCGGACGGCTTCGGGAGCCTGACCGCGATTTTCGTACCGCAGGCCGGCGCCACCACGGGCGAGTCCCCGGGGGCCGGTGCCGCCCCGGCGCCTGGAGGAGGGGCAGCAGCTGCTGCCGCTCCACAGCCGCTTGCCGGCGTTGAGGCCAGTGCCAGGAAGCCGCTCACGCAGGAGCCTGGAGCCGCCGCATCCGCACCGTCCACCCCGTCCGCCTCGTCCACCGGCAAGCCGGCGGCAGGCAGCGAAGGGACGGCGCCAGCGGGCAGCGCAAACGGGGACGGCCCTGCCGCGGGGGCTGCAGCGAATCCGCCTCCTGGTTCCGCCGGGGGAACGACCGGCACAGGTATCGTGCCGGATTCCATTGCCGGGGGTACCGGAGGCTCCACGACCGCTCCTGTTGCGACGAGCCCCACTGGCCCCACCTCGCCTGCGACTACCATTCCCGGCACCACCCTGCCGGGAACTTCACCGCCCGGAACCACGTCGCCTGCCACTACACCGCCCGTCACCTCCCCGGCGGTGACGGATACCCCCACGCTCGGCTCCGGCCCGGCTCCTACGGATTCGGGCACGGCTACACCCAGCAGCGGGAGCGCGTCTCCGACCATCACCCCGACAACAATGACCGCAACCGGTGATCCAGTCGTCACTTCAGACCCCACTGAGGTGACGCCCACCCCCACCGTGGCGCCGCAACCCACACCGGAGGAGCCCACTGTCACCACTCCTGCCACAGCCGTCGCCACGGCCCCGACCACAGCTCCGGCGGCCTGA